The stretch of DNA AGAAGAAACAGCGTAACAATCTCAATCATAATGTGATAACCCCTTGCATGAATGTACACGCCTGGCCACCCAGTGCTATCCGATCGCCATGTTGACGACAATAAACCGTGCCGCCGCGCTGCGACACTTGTCGTCCTACCAGTTTTTCTTTTCCTAATTGTTGAGCCCAATAAGGGGTGAGCATTGTATGGGCCGAGCCTGTAACCGGATCCTCATCCACACCCGCAGCCGGAGCAAAAAAGCGGGATACAAAATCAACCTGCTTACTGGGTGCAGTTACTATAACGCCGCGCGCATCGGCTTTGGAAATTGCTGCAATATCGGGATCCAGGTTACGAATCTGCTCTTCGTTTTCGAGCACGTAGAGGTAATCGGTATCGTGGTATAATTCTTTGGCCGGATGTCCAATTGCTTTTTCCAAAAAATCGGGCGTTTCGGTAGCATTGAGGGCAGCAGCAGGAAAATCCATTACCAGCTGGTCGTCTTCCTTTCGTACCTTCAACACGCCGCTGTTGGTATCAAACTTGATCGTACTTCGCTGATACTCCAAGTGTTCAAACAAGACATGTGCCGAGGCCAGTGTTGCATGCCCGCATAAATCAACCTCGGTAGTGGGCGTAAACCAACGGAGGCGGTATCGATCATTCTGTGGCACAAAAAATGCCGTTTCAGATAAATTGTTTTCCATCGCTACCTGCTGCATCAGCTCATCAGAAACCCATTCACTTAATGGGCAAATGGCTGCCGGATTGCCTTCAAAAAGTTTAGAAGCAAAAGCATCAACTTGATAGATTGGTAGTTGCATATCAGATTTTTGATTTAACTTAAAAAATCTCTCCCTGAGGAAGGTATCCATTCACCAATGGCGGGTAAGACAAAAGAGTTGGGGGGTATAATTTACACCTCTATTCCAGAGCCCAAATTATCGGCCCGGGGTACTCCCCTAGAGGAGAGACTATTTATTTACTAGAATTCTTTTTTCTATACTTCTCCATTTAACAATTATTTAACTCTTTTCAAATTCATCATTTTCGGCCAAAGAAGCTTATATTACTGTTTAATAATTAATCACCGAGATTGAAGATAATACCAAACGTAACGTTGTAAAATCCTCAGCGTTCTCTGCGGTAAAAATAATAATTCCATATTTATAAATGCACTTATTTCCCGAACGACTTAGCGAAAAAATAGGATTTGATACCGTACGATCAGCGGCAGTAACCAAAGCACGATCCCAGATGGCTCAGGAACAACTTGCCTCAATGATGCCCTTTTCTGATCGACAGGTGATTAACAGGCGGCTCAGCCAAACAGGCGAAATGATGGATCTGCTTCAAAATGATTCGGCCTTTCCTCTGCGCAACCTACATGATGTAGAAGACTTTCTGGAAAAAGCACGCCCCAAAAACAGTATTATTCCGCTGCAAGCCTTCATAAAAATTCTCGAATTAAACATTACCGCGCGACGTATAAAATCATACATCGAGCAGCGCGAAGAATACTATCCTGCCCTAAAAGAAGTTTCGATTGGCTTAATCCCACTGGAAGATCTGGAAGAGACCCTACAGGATGTACTCACCGAAAACGGGGAGCTCCGTAACGATGCCAGTCCCAAGCTAAAGTCCATCCGCAACAAAATTAAAAGCCAACGCAACAATTTACGTACAACAATTAACCGAGTGATGGGCCGACTTTCAAAACAAGGCATGACATCAGATGAGGGGCCAACTATCCGCAGTGGTCGCATGGTCATTCCCGTTCAGGCAGAATACAAACGAAAAGTTAAAGGGTTTGTGCATGATGTTTCCTCATCGGGGCAAACGGTCTATATAGAACCGGTGGATGCACTGACCATCAACAATGAGATTCGCGAGCTGGAGTCTGAGGAGAAGCAGGAAATTGAACGTATTTTGCGTGAGCTGACAGCCCACATTCGAGATAAACGCGATTCCATCCGTCAAAATATGAAGGTGCTCACCACTTTTGATATCATTGCCGCCAAAGCACAGCTCAGTATTGATCTGAATGGATTTACGCCCGTCATCTCAGAAACATCACATCTTTATTTTAAAGAGGCTTACAATCCACTGTTATTACTCAAAAACCAGGAACTACCCAAAAATGAGCAAGAAAATGTGGTGCCGTTGGATATGGAATTGTCCGAGGATGAACGCTGCCTCGTTATAACAGGACCCAATGCCGGAGGCAAATCAGTGGCACTTAAAACGTTGGCGCTTTGCTCTATGATGATGCAGGCCGGATTTGCTATCCCCGCCCGCGACAGCTCGGAAATACCTGTTTTTAACAGCATCTTCGTGGATATGGGTGACGATCAATCCATCGAAAATGACCTGAGCACTTTTTCTTCGCGGCTGGAATGGATGAAACATACACTTAATCATGCGGATGAACATAGCT from Fodinibius salinus encodes:
- a CDS encoding PhzF family phenazine biosynthesis protein; protein product: MQLPIYQVDAFASKLFEGNPAAICPLSEWVSDELMQQVAMENNLSETAFFVPQNDRYRLRWFTPTTEVDLCGHATLASAHVLFEHLEYQRSTIKFDTNSGVLKVRKEDDQLVMDFPAAALNATETPDFLEKAIGHPAKELYHDTDYLYVLENEEQIRNLDPDIAAISKADARGVIVTAPSKQVDFVSRFFAPAAGVDEDPVTGSAHTMLTPYWAQQLGKEKLVGRQVSQRGGTVYCRQHGDRIALGGQACTFMQGVITL
- a CDS encoding endonuclease MutS2 → MHLFPERLSEKIGFDTVRSAAVTKARSQMAQEQLASMMPFSDRQVINRRLSQTGEMMDLLQNDSAFPLRNLHDVEDFLEKARPKNSIIPLQAFIKILELNITARRIKSYIEQREEYYPALKEVSIGLIPLEDLEETLQDVLTENGELRNDASPKLKSIRNKIKSQRNNLRTTINRVMGRLSKQGMTSDEGPTIRSGRMVIPVQAEYKRKVKGFVHDVSSSGQTVYIEPVDALTINNEIRELESEEKQEIERILRELTAHIRDKRDSIRQNMKVLTTFDIIAAKAQLSIDLNGFTPVISETSHLYFKEAYNPLLLLKNQELPKNEQENVVPLDMELSEDERCLVITGPNAGGKSVALKTLALCSMMMQAGFAIPARDSSEIPVFNSIFVDMGDDQSIENDLSTFSSRLEWMKHTLNHADEHSLVLIDEAAAGTDPEEGGALFQSLIEQLMERKSKILVTTHHGSLKVFAHEHEYAVNGSMEFDQDTLSPTYHFKKGVPGSSYAFEIAERMELQDDLLNQARLLLGEAKSDMETLISELETKSQEAEELKQRYDKLKENTEKERHRYEEKRSAIEKEKEQIREKALKEAKKIMDSANQKIERAVERIVSEGEKDEQTIKQARSEVEKHQQKVDTELKKLEDKREQQYQDSKEKPKIGDLVRLQDGNTTGELKEIDGDKAVVLASGLRLKTKYNKLVKVKGASDQKSKQKVKVNFEDGSRHKMVKPQLSIRGMRGNEAMKKVQTYLDNAIAAGRDQVQIVHGKGKGILKNLVHEYLDQRNEVKGYQMAPIQQGGNGCTVVEFK